CGGACGTCGACCGCCTGGCCACCTTCTTCGACCTGTGCCAGCAGGACCCGGTGGTCTCGCAGGTCAAACTCATCGCCGAGCCGTGGGACGTCGGCGAGGGCGGCTACCAGGTGGGCAACTTCCCGGCGCTGTGGAGCGAGTGGAACGGCAAGTACCGCGACACCGTGCGCGACTTCTGGCGCGGCGAGCCCTCCACCCTCGGCGAGTTCGCCTCGCGCTTGACCGGCTCCTCCGACCTGTACCAGCACAACGGGCGCCGGCCTACCGCCTCCATCAACTTCATCACCGCCCACGACGGGTTCACCCTTAACGACCTCGTGTCCTACAACGAAAAGCACAACGAGGCCAACGGGGAAGACAACAACGACGGCGAGAGCCACAACCGCTCGTGGAACTGCGGCGTCGAAGGCCCAACCGACGATCCGGAGGTGGCGCAGCTGCGGGCCCAGCAGCGCCGCAATTTCCTCACCACGCTGCTGCTGTCCCAGGGCACGCCGATGATCGCGCACGGCGACGAGTTCGCCCGCACGCAAAACGGCAACAACAACGTCTATTGCCAGGACAACGAGCTGGCCTGGATGAACTGGGACCACCTGGACGTCGCGGAGGAACTGCACGACTTCACCCGCAGGCTCATTGCCATCCGCAAGCGGCACCCGGTGTTTCGCCGCCGCCGCTTCCTCGAGGGCGGGGCGCTCGGCTCCGACGTGCGCGGGCGCGAGATCGCCTGGCTGGTGCCCTCCGGCAAGCTCATGACCCAGGAAGACTGGGACTTCGCCTTCGGCAAGGCGTTGATGACCTACCTCAACGGCGAGGCGATCTCGGAGGCGGACCGGCGCGGTCAGCGCATCCGCGACGATTCCTTCATCCTCATGTTCAACGCGCACTTCGAGGACATCGAGTTCACCCTGCCCGACCAGACCCTGGGCGCCAGGTGGGAGGTTCTCATCGACACCACCGAGCCGCTGGGCTACCCCGCCGAGAAGGAAAACATTGCCGCCGGCGGCACGAAGGTCGTGCCCGCGCGCTCGACGGTGGTGCTCAAGCAGATTGAGGGCCCGGTCTTCGACGACGGGAAGGACGACGGGGAGGACGACGGGGAGCCCGACCCCGCCCGGTAGCATTCGAGGCAACCGGCCCAACCGTTCACAGCGTGCAATCCTCAGGAGCAAACAACGTGATTACAGCCCACGGCGCGACCCTGTCGGTGACCAATTCCGCCCTGGTCATCGCCCCCACCCCGCTCGAGGCGGCGCTGCGGGGCACCACCGAGCAGCGCAGCGTGCCCATCGCTGACATTTCGGTGGCCGAGGTGACGCGCGAGGCCGACGCCTGGGACCGCGGCCTCGTCGAGCTCACCCTGCCCGATGGGGCCCTGCGTATCGCTTTCTCACCCGGCGATGGGGAGGGCCCCGCGCGCCTGCTTTCGCTTCTCGACGCCGCCCGTCGCGGCGACGCCCCCGAGCACGCCTCCCCCACCGGCCGCGCCGGGATCCCGGGGCTGAGTTTCGTCGGCGTCGACGTGGAAACGGCGAACCAGCGCTGGGGTTCCATCTGCCAGATCGGCGCGGTCAAAATTGTTGACGGCGAAGAGGTGGAGCGCGCCAGCTGGCTTTGCACCCCGCCGGAGCCTTACGCCGAGTTCGACCCGTTCAACGTGTCCATCCACGGCATTACCGCTGACGACGTCGCCGACGAGCCGCCGGTGGCGCAGCGCATCGACGAGCTCGTCGACTTCATCGGCGACCTGCCGATTGTGGCCCACAACGCGCAGTTCGACGCCTCCGCATTGCGCGAGGCCTGCCTCGCCGCGGGACGCGAGGTTCCCTCCCTTCTGTTCGGCTGCACCCTCGCGCAATCCCGCGCCGCGCACCTCGACGTGGTCAACCACAAGCTGCCCACCCTTGCGGGCCATTTCGGGGTGTCGCTGGATAACCACCACGATGCCTGCGCCGACGCCGTCGCCTGCGCCGGCATCATGGTCGAGCTCGCCCGCGCAGCCGACCACTCCGGTTCCCTGATGAGCTTTGTCCACGACGCCGGTTTCGCCCTCGGCGCTATCACCGCCGAGCGCGTCACGCCTGTGCTGCGGGACCGCTCCGGCGCCGCGCGCGCCCTCCAGGCCGAGGCGGCCCAGCACAACTCACTTGACGCCGTTGCGGACGCCCTCGCCATTCCGCGCGGCAGCAACCAGACCGGCACCGGCGCGGGCGACGCGGAACGTTCTGGGGGTTTCGGGAGCTCTGGCCGCCGCCAGCCGGCCCCCTGGCAGTCCGTGGCCACGCCGGACACCGTTCCCGAGCCCGCCGAAAACGCCGACCCGACCTCGCCCCTGTACGGCCAGAACGTGACCTTGACCGGGGAGTTCGAACCCTACGACAAAGGTGCTCTGTGGGAGGCCATCGCAGCCCAGGGCGCGACGGTAGGCAAGAACGTGACCAAGAAAACCACCGTCTTGGTCACCGGCGAATGGGCGACGATGACCTCCAAGGAAAAGCGCGCCCGCGAGCTCCGGGACAAGGGCCAGACAATCGAGATCTGGCCGGCGGAGAAGCTTTTCGACGCCCTCAACCTCGACCAATAGGTCCCCAATAGACGCGGGGAACCGGCGTGCACCCGGGTGCGTCTAAGAGGGTATGGCCCCTCTCATCACCCAGTTCACCCCGCGCCTTGCACACAGGGCGGGAACCGCCGCGCCCTTCGGGCATCCAACGTTCGCCAAGTCCACCGCCTCCATCACGCTTTCGCCCGGGCTCGCCTGCGTGCTCGCCCCGGCCGACGATCCCTCCGGGCCCCCCGCCACCCACCAGCAGATCGGCGCGGCGGGCCTGACGGTGCACCAGGCGTGGAACGCGGCCGCGGCTCACCTGCGCAGGGCCGCCGGCGCCGGGGGCGGGGACACGCTGGAGTTCTGGGTCCGCGACGCACGGGTGGCCCTCGGCGCCGCTGCCCCGCCCGGCCTTGAGGTCCGAGGGGAAGCTGCCCCGTGGTGCGCGCACCCGCAGTTGTTCGCCCCGCTGCACTCCCACTTCACCGAGGTGCTGCGCCCGGCCCGCGGCCTGCTCTACGTCTCGCGCGACTGCCGCGACCTGTTCGTTTTCGACGCCGCCGACGCCGACGTCGGCCGCCTGCAGGGCCTGCCGGGTGTTCCCCGCGCGGCGGTTTTTGCCCGCTACTCGCTGGGCTTTCCTCTCGCCATTGCGCCGGGCGCGGCGCCACCCGAAAAACCGGGCAAGGCCCGATTAACTAGGGTTGCGTAGGTGTAAAGCACCCGAGAACGGGATCTAACGAAGGGAAACGGAGGACCACGCCATGCGTCGCCCAATCACCTCGACCTACCGCCTACAGCTGCGGGGGCCCCACGCCGACCCGGCGGGGCGGCGCTTCGGCTTCGCCGAGGCCACCCAGGTCGTCGACTATCTGCGCGACCTGGGCGTCTCCCACCTGTACCTCTCCCCGATCTTCGCCGCGGTGAAGGAATCAAACCACAACTACGACGTCACGGACCCGACCCAGGTCAACCCCGAGCTCGGGGGAATCGAGGGTCTGCGCGAACTGGCAGCGGCGGCGCACGAGGCCGGTTTGGGAATCATCGTCGATATCGTGCCGAACCACCTCGGGGTGGACACCCCCCACCTGAACAGGTGGTGGTGGGACGTGCTCAAACACGGGCGCGACTCCGAGTACGAGATGTACTTTGACATCGACTGGCACGAGGACAACGGCGCCGCCGGCAAGCTCGGTTTGCCGGTGCTAGGCAGCGAGGGGGATGAAGAACGCATCCAGCTGCTGCACCTCGACGCGATCGGCGAGGACGTCCTCGCCTACTACGACAATTACTTCCCGCTCGCCCCTGGGTCATACGAGGGGTTGGACGACGACCCGCTTGCCGTCTACGAGCGCCAGCACTACCGGCTGATGTACTGGCGCGACGGGGTGATCTCCTACCGCCGGTTTTTCTCCGTCAACGGGCTCGCCGGGGTGCGCCAGGAGGACCCGCTGGTCTTCGAGCACACCCACCGAGTTGTACGCCAGCTCATCGCCGAGGAGCTCATCGACGGCATCCGCGTCGATCACCCGGACGGGCTCGCGGAGCCCTTCGGCTACCTCAGCCGCCTGCGCGACCTCGTCGGCGAGGACCGCTGGCTTGTGGTGGAAAAGATCCTCGGCGTCGACGAGCCCCTCGACCCGCGCCTGTCCGTTGACGGGACAACGGGCTACGACGCGCTGCGCGAGCTCGACGGGATCTTCGTCGACCGGGCGGCCGAGGACGCGCTGAGCATGTTGGCCCTGCAGCAGACGGGCTCGACCTGGGATGAACGCGCCATCGACGCTGCCGAGCACCAGCTCAAGCGCGACGTAGCGCGCAGTGAGCTGGGCGCGGAGATCCGCCGCCTGACGCGCGCGATCCGCCGGGATAACTTCTCCACCGCCGGCTCGACCGTCTCCGATGACGAACTCACCTGGGTCGTCATCGAACTGGTGGCGGCGATCCCGGTCTACCGCGCGGATTACCTATCCATGTCGCGGGTGACCTCGTCGGTGATGGCGGAGATGGCGCGGCGTTTTCCGTCGAGAAGCGATGCTCTCGATCTCATCTCGGCCGCGCTTTTGGCCAACGGCGAGGCCGCGACCCGCTTCGCCCAGGTCTGCGGCGCCGTGATGGCGAAGGGGGTCGAGGACACCCTGTTTTACCGGGCCTCCCGGCTTGTTGCGCTGCAGGAGGTCGGCGGCGCCCCCGGCCGCTTCGGCGTGTCGGCCGCGGAGTTCCACCTTTTGCAGCAGGAGCGCGCCAGGCTCTGGCCGCGGGCGATGACCACGCTGACCACGCACGACACGAAGCGCAGCGAGGATACCCGCGCGAGGATCATCGAGATCACCGAGCTCCCGAACGAGTTCGCGGAGCTCGTGCGCCAGGTCGGCGCCATCGTCCCCGCCCCCGACGCCGCCGTGGGCCACTTCCTGCTGCAGAACCTTTTGGGGGTGTGGCCCCACGACGGTGCCATCACCCCCGCGCTGCGCGAGCGGCTGCACGACTACGCCATAAAGGCCAGCCGGGAGGCCGGGACGAGCACGACCTGGTTCGACCAGGACGCATCCTACGAAACTTCCGTCACGGACTGGGTGGACGCTCTGCTCAACGGGCCGGCGACCGGGCTTATCACCGACTTCGCCGCCACGTTGCACCGCGGGGCGATCCAGGTGTCGCTGGGCCGCAAGCTACTACAGCTCGTCGGCCCCGGCATCCCCGACACGTACCAAGGCCAGGAGTTTTTCGACCTTTCCCTCGTCGACCCCGACAACCGTCGCTTCGTGGACTTCACCAACCGCGCCCAAACCCTCGAGCTGCCCCCAAGCCTCGACTGCCCGGCCGCCGACGGCACGCACCCGCGCCTGGCGGAGCAGATCGACCGCGCGAAGCAGCACGTCGTACGCGAGGCGCTTACGCTGCGCCGCGAGCACCCAGGCGTCTTTCTTACCGGCGGGTACCAGCCCGTCTTCGCCGAGGGCGAAGCCGAGGCGCACCTGGTGGGCACGGCGCGCGGGGACGCGGAGCTCAGCGTCATCGCCTTGGCCACCCGCTACCCGCTCCGCCTCGCCGCGCGCGGCGGCTGGGGCGAGACGACCGTGGCGTTGCCGGAGGGGCGGTGGACGGACCGACTCAGCGGACGCACCTACGAGGGCGTAGCGCGCGCCGCTGACATTTTTGCCTCCCTGCCCACCGCCCTGCTCGTCTCCGAGCGCCTCTCCGGGCCCGAGGCCCTGTAGGGGGCCGGGGATGAGCGACGGAACCGTCCCCGACGCAGTCATCGCGCGGCTCGGGTCCACGTACTTCGCGTGGCTGGACGCACACCCGGGGATCGACACGGCCTTCCATCAGGCCCTCGCTGAGCTGCTCGCCGACGCCGGCGTCAACTTCGACAGGGTCGACGTGCGCATCAAGTCGTGGCCGTCGATGAAGGCGAAGGCCCGCACGGTCCGCGACGGCGCCCCCGCCTACCCCGACCCGTGGCACGATATCCGCGACCTCATCGGCGCTAGGATCACCGTCTTGCACTCCACCGAAATCCCCACCGTGCTCGACCTTGCGGCGGGTCAGTTCGAGGTGCTGCGCAGCGTGGACAAGGCGCAGGAGACCCGCGTCGCCGGCGGCTTCGGCTACGGCTCGCACCACCTCGTGCTGCGGGTGCGGCCGAGCTCCGAGGGTTTAGAGGACTACGCGGGTGCGGTCTTTGAGCTGCAGGTGCGCACCGTCTTGCAGCACGCGTGGGCCGAGTTCGAGCACGACATCCGCTACAAACGCGCCGGCGGCACCGAGCCCGACCCTCAGGTGGACCGGGCCTTTACCCTCGCGGCCGGGCTCATCGAGCTGGCGGACCAGCAGTTCGACCAGATCTCGGCGGTGACCTATCCGGAGCACAAGGTGGATACCGGGGTCGACGCCGAACTCACCCCGGAGACACTGCCCGGGGTGCTCACGGTGCTGATGGGGACCCGCTTTCCGCTCTCGCGCCCGGAGGACTACCGCTTCCTCATCGAGCTGCTGCGCGCGCACGACATCGACAACGTCGCCCAGCTGGCGGAGCTGACCAACGCCGCCGACGTCGACGCAGTCTCCTCTGCGCTGAAATACGCCTTCGCGCCGGGGCAGGTGCGCATCGTCGACGACCTTCTGCTCAACCGCTTCGGGGAAGACCACATCGCCCGCACGGCGCGATCGGGCAACCGGCCGAAGCTGAGGCGCGACCGGCTGCGCAGGCGGCTGGCGGGGCTGCGCTCTGGGCGCAGCTAGCGCCGCCCCTGCAGGCGGTCGATCGCGCGCCTGTCCTTCTTGGTCGGGCGCCCCGCCCCCCTGTCGCGCTGCGGCAGGGAGGCGAGGATCTCCCGCGGCGGGGGTGGCGGGGAGGTGTCGATGTACATGGTCCGCGCCACTGGGGCGCCGACGCGCTTCTTCGGCGTGCCCGTAACCTCCAGCTCGAGGTAGCGGTGGTCCTTCCACACCCGGACATGGTCCCCCGGCACGACCTGCGCCGCTGGCTTGGGCGCCTGCCCGTTGAGCTTGACGTGTCCCGCGCGCACCGCCTCGGCGGACTGGGACCTAGTCTTAAACACGCGGACCGCCCACAGCCACACGTCGATGCGGACCGCGCTGCCCTCGCCGTCACTCATCGGCGGCTAGTACTGGTCGCGGTGGTTGACGATCTTCTGGACCTTGTTGTAGTTGGTCCAGCCACCCGCGACGGCGGCGATCAGGCCGAGCAGCAGGATAAACCACGAGCTCGTGAGAATAGCCAGCACAATCCCGCCCCCGAGACCGGCGCCGACCCAGATGGCGGCGTTGCGGGAGTAGCGGCGGACGTCCTGTTTGCGCTTCTCAATGGGGTTGTTCGGGCGCGGCTGCATAGTCATGCGGGTAATTTTAGCCGCTTAGTCCTCCACCCACGTATACGTGGGCCCGGCGGGATCGGCGAGCTCGGCGCTCCCGCGGGTCGCGGCGGCGATCCTCTCGCGCACCCGCGGCAGGTGCGCCGGGTCGAAGGCGAGCGTGTAGCGCGCCACCGCGCCGTATTCCACCCCGAGCACCTCGATTCCGGCGGCGCGCAGCTCGCCCTCAACCCGCCCCGCGTCCGCGTGCGGCAGGTCCACTACCCCGACTCGGCGCGGCTTGCGCATCACGCGGGGCACGTTTTCTAGGGCCTCGCTTATCGACGTCGAATAGGCGCTGACCAGGCCCCCGGTGCCGAGCTTGGTGCCGCCGAAGTACCTGGTGACCACCGCTGCGACGTCGCACAGCCCCGAGCCCCGGAGGGTCTCGAGCATGGGCGTGCCCGCGGTGCCGGCGGGCTCGCCGTCGTCGGAGGAGCGCTCGACCGGCTGCGCCCCATCGACTCGGTAGATGTAGGCGCTGCAGTGGTGCCGCGCGTCCGGGTAGTCCTCGCGCGCGGCGGCGATGAAGGCGCGCGCCTGTTCTTCGGACTGAACCCTGCCGATCCGGGCGATGAAGCGTGAGCGTTTGACCTCGATCTCGTGCTCGACGAGCTGCCCCGCGCGGGGCAGCTCGTAGGGCGCGCACACATCAGTCATGGTGGACCACACTTTACCGCTGCCTCGGTTGCCGCTCGGTCGTGGGCTTCCATAATCTGGTGGCTATGTCTACCCCCGCAAGATTCGAGATCTGGGCCCCCTACGCGCACCGGGCGCAGCTGGCAGTGGACGGCGCCGACTACACGATGCTGCGCGACGAGGCGCGCGAGGGCTGGTGGTACGCGGACCCGGCCTTGATCACCCCGGCGGCGGGCCAGCGCTACTGCTACCGCCTCTTCGACGGCACCGACTGGTCGAAGCCCCTGCCGGACCCGCGCACGCGGGCTCAGCCGGAGGGCGTGCACGGGCCTTCCGAGGTGGTTGCCACCAACTTCGAGTGGGGTGACGCAGCGTGGCGCGGGCGCCAGCTGCGCGGCCAGGTGATCTACGAGCTCCACGTGGGTACCTTCACCCCCGCCGGAACCTTTGCCGGGGTGGCCGAGAAGCTGGGGTACCTCGCCTCCCTCGGCGTCACCGCCATCGAGATCATGCCGGTCCAGCCTTTCGGGGGCACCCGCAACTGGGGCTACGACGGCGTGGACTGGTTCGCGGTGCAGCACTCCTACGGCGGTCCGGTCGAGCTGAAAAAGCTCGTTGACGCCGCCCACCGCGCGGGGCTGTCCGTCTTCCTCGACGTGGTGTACAACCACTTCGGCCCCGACGGCAACTACAACGGCCTGTTCGGCCCCTACACCACCGCCGGCAACACGGGCTGGGGCGACGTGATCAACCTGTCCGGCCCCGGCTCGGACGAGGTGCGCTCCTACATCCTCGACGCGGTGCGACAGTGGCTCGACGAGTTCCACATCGACGGGCTGCGCCTCGATGCCATCCACTCCTACGACGACCGGCTGGCGTACTCCATCATGGAGGAGATCCGCGCCGTGGCGGACGACGTCGCCGCGGGGACCGGGGTCCCGCGCATCATCATCGGCGAGTCGGATCTGAATGACCCGCGCATCATCAACGACGAATCCGTCGGCGGCTACGGCTTGAGCGCCCAGTGGGTCGACGACATCCACCACTGCATTCACACCCTCGTCAGCGGGGAGCGCGGCGCGTACTACGTCGACTACGGCACCATTGAGATCCTCGCCTACACCCTGGCGCACGGCTACCGGTTCCGGGGCGGCTACTCGCAGTACCGCAAGCGCCACCATGGCCGCCCCCTGGATCTGGCCGCCGTCCCTGCCTGGCGCCTGATTACCTACACCACCACCCACGACCAGACCGGCAACCGGGCGAAGGGCGACCGCCCCTCCCAGAACCTCACTCCGACGCAGCTGGCGCTCAAGGCCGCGGTGGTGCTGTTCTCGCCCTTTACGCCGATGTTGTTCATGGGAGAGGAGTTCGCGGCCCGCACGCCCTTTCCCTTCTTCGTCTCGCACACAAACGACGAGCTAAACCGGCTGACCCGCCAGGGCCGCTTCGACGAGTTCGCCCGCCTCGGCTGGCGCCCGGAGGACGTGCCCGACCCGGCGGAGGCGGCCACCTTCGAAAGTGCCCGGCTTGTCTGGGACGTCGACGAGACCCAGGACGAGATCTTCGAGACCTACCAGGCGCTGATCGGGCTCCGCGAGCAGTACGGCCTAGCCCGAGAGGACCTGCGCGAGCTGCGCGTCGAGCACGGCGCGCAGTGGCTGACGATGGGCTACGACGATATTGTGCTCGCCGCCAACTTCAGCGGCGACACCGTGCGGGTACCCGTCGGGGGCACGCTGGTCTATTCCTTCGGTGACCCGCAGGTGGGCGCGGAGTCCACGACGCTCGGGCCGTGGGAGTTCGCTATCCTCGCGCCGGCTGCCTAGCTGGCCACGATGAACTCGTACTCGTCGGTGCCGGGCATGAGCCTGCGGCACTCGATGGGCGAATCCTCCATCCGGCCGAGCAGCGGGTCGAGGTCGCTGGCGCGGCTGAGCTCCACGCCCACGAGCGCGACACCCGTTTCGCGGTTGTTCTTCTTCAGGTACTCGAACAGGACGATGTCGTCCTCCTTGCCTAGGATGTCGGTGAGGAAGCTACGCAGCTGCCCCGGCTCCTGCGGGAAGTTCACCAGGAAGTAGTGCTTCAGGCCGCGGTGCACCAGGGAGCGCTCCATCACCTCCGCGTAGCGCAGCACGTCGTTGTTGCCCCCGGAAATAACGCACACGACGGTGCTGCCCGGCTCCAGCTTCACCCCGCTCAGCCCGGCGACGGACAGGGCCCCGGCGGGCTCGGCGATGATGCCCTCGTTCTGGTAGAGCGCAAGCATCTCGGTGCACACCGCGCCCTCCTCGCTGGCGATTAGGTGGGTGCGCCCGAGGTTGCGCTCGATGATCTCGTACGGGAACGCCCCGGCGCGCTTGACTGCGGCGCCGTCGACGAAGGGGTCGATCGCTTTCAGGGTGACCGGGCCGCCGTTTTTCACCGCGGCGGCCATCGAGGCCGCGCCCGCCGGTTCGACGGCCACGACGGAGGTACGCGGGGACATGTCGGCGAGGTAGGAGACAATGCCCGCGGCCAGCCCACCGCCGCCGACGGGGACGATGACGCTGTCGAGCTCACGGCCCAGGCCGGTCAGCTGCGCGAGGATCTCGGCGGCGACGGTGCCCTGGCCGATGACGGTTTCGCGGGCGTCGAAAGGCTCGATGACGGTGGCTCCGCGCTCGGCGGCGTCGTCACGCGCGGCCTCGGCGGCCTCGTCGAAGGTGTTGCCGGTGACGACGAGCTCGATGTTGTCCCCGCCGTGGACACGGATGCGGTCGCGCTTTTGCTTCGGGGTGGGCTTGGGCACGAAGATTTTGCCCTTGATCCCCATGGCGCGGCACGCGTAGGCGACCCCCTGGGCGTGGTTGCCGGCGGAGGCGGCGACGACGCCCGCGGCCTTTTCCTCCTCCGTCAAGGATGCGACGTTGTAGTAGGCCCCGCGGATCTTGTAGGAGCGCACGTCCTGCAGATCCTCGCGCTTGAGGTAAACCTCAAGGCCGTACTGCTGCGACAGCCGCGGGCAGTACTGCAGCGGCGTGGGCTCGATCACCGTCGAAATCCTCGCCTGAGCTGCCTGAATATCGGCCGCGTGGACCTCTGCTGTCGACGGCGGCGTGTGGGGCTCGTTCTGCGGTGTCGGCACGGCTGCGTTCATGCTGAATCAGTGTAGCCCCTGCGCCCTCGGCCCTTCGTGTTGAGACTTCTCGTGCAGCCAGATCGCGTGGTCGAACTCAAGGAGAGTTGCGGTGCACGCGCCCTCCTCGGCGAGCGTCTCGTAGACGTCGACGAGGAGGCGGCGGGCCTCCCGGCTGCTGACCGTCCTGCCGACGGCCCGGGAGACGAAACCCACCAGGCGCCGGTCTGCCTTGAGCCCGGGAACCCCCATGAGCATGAGGAAGTACTCGGCGGTGACCGGCCCGCACCCGTAGACGCCGCTGTACGCCCGGATGAGCGCTGCGACCCGATCCTCGTCGGGCCGACGCGAACCCGTGGGGTAGGCGAAGGAGCGAAGGTCGGCCGCGGTCTCAATATTCACGTCGCGGAAGCGCCGGGCGACCTCCCGCGCCGCGGCCGCCTTGGTGGTGCTTCTCGGTCTGCCGGGCGCGACGCGGCCGGCGCCCATGGCCTCGATGACGACGCGCTCGTCCAGGTGCGCCACGACGCTGAGGGAGTCTGTGCTCATGCCGCGTTCGTGCAGCCCATCCCTCAGGCCCGCAAGGCCAGCCTTCACCCCACTGTAGTGGGAGCTCATGCTGTAGACGGCATCCCACAACGCGATGCCAATTTCGTGCGGCCAGCCTCCCTTGTAGCGGGTGAACAGCTCGTCGTCGATGCCTTCTACGGCCGTCCTCGTGAACGCGAGGTCACCAGTTTCTCGTTCCACGGGGAGTAGCCTAGCCCAGGATCCCGGCGCCCAGGTTCGCCTTGAGGTCGCCCATCAGGTTCGCTGAGCGCTCAACGCGCAGGTGGTCGCCGAGCACCATGAGCTGCTCCTGGTCGCCGTGGACGAGGTTGAGGTAGACATCCGAGTCCCCGGGGTTGGCCACGAGGACGTCCTTGAGCCTGCGGACGTTGTCCAGGGTGCACTGCTCGGTGCGCAGCGTGAGCCGCAGCGGCAGGCCGGCGCCGTTGCCCGGGCCGAGCTCGGGAACCTTGACGTCGTCGCCGAACAGGCTCATGCGCTCGTCGCGGATGGACACGTGCGCCTTGACCAGGATGATGTTGTCCTCCACAATCTGCGGGGCGACCAGCGCGTAGACCTTGTTAAACAGCAGAACCTCCACCTGCGCACCGTGATGGTCCTCGATGGTCACGATGGCCCACGGCGAGCCGTCCTTCTTAGAAAATCGCCTATCGACGCCCGAAATGAGGCCGCCGATGGTCACCTCCGCGCCGTTGCGCATCTCCCCGGACAGGATGTCGGTCAGCTGCGTGTCCGTCTGCGCGTCGAGTGCCTCCCCGAAGCCGTCGAGCGGGTGGCCCGAGACGTACAGGCCGAGCATCTCGCGCTCCAGCGCCAGCTTGTGTTTGCGGTCCCATTCGTCCTCCGGCACCTCGAGCGCGAACGCTGCCGAGGCCTCGCCTTTACCGCCGCCGAGGCCGGCGAAGAGGTCGAACTGCCCCTTGTCGGCCGCCTTTTTCGTGGTCAGCACGGAGTCCACGGCGTCTTCCTGGATGAGCATGAGGCCCTTGCGCGGGTGTCCCAGCGAATCGAAGGCGCCGGCCTTGATGAGCGACTCCGTGATGCGCTTGTTGCACGGCAGCAAGTCGATCTTGTCCAGGTAGTCGGAAAAGCTGGTGAACGCGCCCTTCGCCTTGCGGGTGTCCTTGATGGACTCCACCACCTCGGCGCCGACGTTGCGCACCGCGGCCAGGCCGTAGCGGATGTCCTCGCCGACGGCGATGAAGTTCTCCTCGGATTCGTTGATGTCCGGCTGCAGCACCGAAATGCCCAGGTGGCGGCAGTCGGCGAGGTAGATGGCGGACTTGTCCTTCTTGTCGCCCACTGAGGTGAGAAGCGCCGCCATGTACTCGGCGGTGTAGTTCGCCTTCATGTAGGCCGTCCAGTAGGACACGAGCGCGTAGCCCGCGGCGTGGGACTTGTTGAAGGCGTAGGAGGCGAAGGGCTCGATTGTGCCCCACAGGGCGTCGACGGCGTCCTTGGAGTAGCCGTTGGAAAACATGCCCTGGGAGAACTTCTCGTACTGCTGCGCCAGCACCTCGGGCTTCTTCTTGCCCATCGCCTTGCGGAAGCCGTCTGCCTCGCCGGCAGTGTAGTTCGCCACCTTCTGCGAGATCCTCATGATCTGCTCCTGGTAGACGATGAGGCCGTAGGTTTCGTCGAGGATCTCCTTCAGCGGCTCCTCGAGCTCCGGGTGAATCGGGGTGATCGGCTTGCGCCCGTTTTTGCGG
This is a stretch of genomic DNA from Corynebacterium auris. It encodes these proteins:
- a CDS encoding RNA-binding S4 domain-containing protein, yielding MSDGEGSAVRIDVWLWAVRVFKTRSQSAEAVRAGHVKLNGQAPKPAAQVVPGDHVRVWKDHRYLELEVTGTPKKRVGAPVARTMYIDTSPPPPPREILASLPQRDRGAGRPTKKDRRAIDRLQGRR
- a CDS encoding IMPACT family protein → MTDVCAPYELPRAGQLVEHEIEVKRSRFIARIGRVQSEEQARAFIAAAREDYPDARHHCSAYIYRVDGAQPVERSSDDGEPAGTAGTPMLETLRGSGLCDVAAVVTRYFGGTKLGTGGLVSAYSTSISEALENVPRVMRKPRRVGVVDLPHADAGRVEGELRAAGIEVLGVEYGAVARYTLAFDPAHLPRVRERIAAATRGSAELADPAGPTYTWVED
- the treZ gene encoding malto-oligosyltrehalose trehalohydrolase encodes the protein MSTPARFEIWAPYAHRAQLAVDGADYTMLRDEAREGWWYADPALITPAAGQRYCYRLFDGTDWSKPLPDPRTRAQPEGVHGPSEVVATNFEWGDAAWRGRQLRGQVIYELHVGTFTPAGTFAGVAEKLGYLASLGVTAIEIMPVQPFGGTRNWGYDGVDWFAVQHSYGGPVELKKLVDAAHRAGLSVFLDVVYNHFGPDGNYNGLFGPYTTAGNTGWGDVINLSGPGSDEVRSYILDAVRQWLDEFHIDGLRLDAIHSYDDRLAYSIMEEIRAVADDVAAGTGVPRIIIGESDLNDPRIINDESVGGYGLSAQWVDDIHHCIHTLVSGERGAYYVDYGTIEILAYTLAHGYRFRGGYSQYRKRHHGRPLDLAAVPAWRLITYTTTHDQTGNRAKGDRPSQNLTPTQLALKAAVVLFSPFTPMLFMGEEFAARTPFPFFVSHTNDELNRLTRQGRFDEFARLGWRPEDVPDPAEAATFESARLVWDVDETQDEIFETYQALIGLREQYGLAREDLRELRVEHGAQWLTMGYDDIVLAANFSGDTVRVPVGGTLVYSFGDPQVGAESTTLGPWEFAILAPAA
- the ilvA gene encoding threonine ammonia-lyase IlvA, which encodes MNAAVPTPQNEPHTPPSTAEVHAADIQAAQARISTVIEPTPLQYCPRLSQQYGLEVYLKREDLQDVRSYKIRGAYYNVASLTEEEKAAGVVAASAGNHAQGVAYACRAMGIKGKIFVPKPTPKQKRDRIRVHGGDNIELVVTGNTFDEAAEAARDDAAERGATVIEPFDARETVIGQGTVAAEILAQLTGLGRELDSVIVPVGGGGLAAGIVSYLADMSPRTSVVAVEPAGAASMAAAVKNGGPVTLKAIDPFVDGAAVKRAGAFPYEIIERNLGRTHLIASEEGAVCTEMLALYQNEGIIAEPAGALSVAGLSGVKLEPGSTVVCVISGGNNDVLRYAEVMERSLVHRGLKHYFLVNFPQEPGQLRSFLTDILGKEDDIVLFEYLKKNNRETGVALVGVELSRASDLDPLLGRMEDSPIECRRLMPGTDEYEFIVAS